A stretch of DNA from Candidatus Latescibacter sp.:
GCCGTGAACGGCAAATATTGCTTCCGGCGCAGGATTTTCAAGGGCGCCGTCCTTTATCATCTTATCTGCACCTGCGCCGCCTTCCTCCGCCGGCTGCCAGAGACACAAGATTGTTCCAGTAAGCTCAGCCTCCATCTGTTTCAACACCCAGGCAGTCCCCAGGAGAATTGCAGTGTGCCCGTCATGACCGCAGGCATGCGCAACGTTGGTGTTCGCCGATGACCAGGGAAGATTCGTATGATCCGGAATGGGCAATGCATCTATGTCCGCCCGCAGAGCCACTATATGTCCGCTTCCCTTGCCGATGACTCCAATCACCCCGGTTCCGGCGCAGCGGCGGTGTTTTATGCCCGCCCGGTCGAGGAATGATTCTATGGTCGATGCGGTCCGTGTTTCCTGCAGCTTTATTTCCGGATGACTGTGCAGATCATGCCGGATGGAGATCATCTTTTCCAGAACAGAGTCCGCAAGTTGTGAAATACGATCATGCATTTCCATGCTCCCGTGATTAAATATACAAATTCATTGGCAATAGATGCCGAAACGGTTTCATCGTTCCCGAGAAACGGCAACGGTTTCATCGTTCCCGAGAAACGGCAACGGTTTCATCGTTCCCGAGAAACGGCAACGGTTTCATCGTTCCCGAGAAACGGCAACGGTTTCATCGTTCCCGCAAAGCGGCAACAAGTTCGGTATGACACGTGTCATCCTGAACTCGTTTCAGGATCTAAACACTCAAAACATGCGCAATTATTTATGTCGTCATGTATAGATGCCGAAACAAGTCATCCTTCTTTAGGCAGCGGCTCGTTCATGCTTCCTGTCCGATATCCCTGGAGATCAAGGGTAATATAGGTAAATCCCAATTCTTTCAGCCTGGTTGTCACTTTTTTACGATTATCTTCACTGGAAAGAAGAATATTCGTATCATCCGCATCAATCTCGATTCGAGCGAGATCGCCGTGATTTCGAACCCGGTAACGTGACATCCCCATGTCATGCAGCACCGCCTCTGCTTTCCATGTCCGTTCGAGCAGCTCCGGAGTGATACGAGTCCCATAGGGGAACCGTGAGGCAAGACAGGCGAAGGACTGCCTGTTCCAGGTCGGGAGACCCAATTCTTTACTGACAATACGTATCTCCGCCTTGGTAAAACCGCATTCCTTGAGCGGGCTTTTTATCCCCAGCTCGGATAGTGCACGCATTCCCGGACGATAATCGCCAAGGTCGTCCATATTCGATCCATCTATGAGTATATGAATATCTTCTGCATCTGCTTTTGCACTCATCAGGGAGAAGAGCGTCTTTTTACAGTGATAGCAGCGCTCCGGTTCATTGGCGCTGAATTCAGGTATATCGCAGGCCCGCACGGGGATCTCGATCAAACGGGTGCCGATCAGGTCGGCCAATGCACGTGTTTCCCGAATAGTATCAGGAGGATAAGCTTCTGAATCCACGGTAATCGCCACGGCCCTCGTATCCAGAACATCTCGTACGACTTTTGCGAGAAAAGTGCTGTCAACTCCTCCGGAAAAAGCGACCGCCGCCTTACCGTATGATCCTACCAGGGACACCAGGGCATGATATTTTACTTGAAGAGCAGAATTCATTAG
This window harbors:
- the larE gene encoding ATP-dependent sacrificial sulfur transferase LarE translates to MNSALQVKYHALVSLVGSYGKAAVAFSGGVDSTFLAKVVRDVLDTRAVAITVDSEAYPPDTIRETRALADLIGTRLIEIPVRACDIPEFSANEPERCYHCKKTLFSLMSAKADAEDIHILIDGSNMDDLGDYRPGMRALSELGIKSPLKECGFTKAEIRIVSKELGLPTWNRQSFACLASRFPYGTRITPELLERTWKAEAVLHDMGMSRYRVRNHGDLARIEIDADDTNILLSSEDNRKKVTTRLKELGFTYITLDLQGYRTGSMNEPLPKEG